In one Brevibacterium sp. CBA3109 genomic region, the following are encoded:
- a CDS encoding FadR/GntR family transcriptional regulator, whose translation MNKAYEIVLAGIECAFLDGSLTLGDRLPGERALAERFAVSRSSVREAIRILDAVGLIRSGVGSGPGAGSVIVSEPSVGLSRALKLHVSARHIAPADVLTTRVVLESDAVATAAEAVAAAKSAGVEKSADAEESTDVEDPAGVGMSAARIPGLGDIHLKRAEELLARMREPGVVKESFHDLDARFHRELCAAAGNPVTDIILASLSSSIVDYVSSAAAATEDWTWVQTELTKQHAGLLDSILAGDADRARRECAAHIHWFARTTGIDAAGT comes from the coding sequence ATGAATAAGGCTTATGAAATAGTCCTTGCCGGAATCGAGTGTGCATTCCTCGATGGCTCCCTCACCCTGGGTGACCGTCTGCCGGGGGAGCGGGCCCTGGCTGAGCGCTTCGCCGTGTCCCGATCCAGTGTGCGTGAGGCCATTCGCATCCTCGATGCTGTCGGCCTCATCCGCTCCGGCGTCGGATCGGGGCCAGGCGCCGGATCGGTCATCGTCTCCGAGCCCTCGGTCGGCTTGTCACGGGCATTGAAGCTGCACGTCTCGGCCCGACACATCGCCCCCGCAGATGTGCTGACGACTCGAGTCGTCCTCGAATCCGATGCGGTCGCCACCGCCGCAGAGGCTGTCGCCGCTGCGAAGTCGGCCGGTGTCGAAAAGTCGGCCGACGCCGAGGAATCGACTGACGTCGAAGATCCAGCGGGTGTCGGGATGTCGGCGGCACGCATTCCCGGCCTCGGCGACATCCACCTCAAGAGGGCTGAAGAGCTTCTGGCCAGGATGCGCGAACCCGGCGTCGTCAAGGAGAGCTTCCACGATCTCGATGCCAGATTCCATCGTGAGCTGTGTGCTGCAGCAGGCAACCCGGTCACCGACATCATCCTCGCCTCACTGTCGAGCAGCATTGTTGACTATGTCTCCTCCGCGGCCGCCGCGACTGAAGACTGGACCTGGGTGCAAACCGAGCTCACGAAGCAACACGCCGGTCTTCTCGACAGCATTCTGGCCGGCGATGCTGACCGTGCTCGGCGTGAATGCGCGGCCCATATCCACTGGTTTGCCAGGACCACCGGCATCGACGCGGCGGGAACGTGA
- a CDS encoding SCO6745 family protein, producing the protein MNSQRTQNIRTVSSRLNSFHSAMYFSETVGQEYAKHGVEPGVEATLAARSAPLGRVNAGVVSAAYYNYSHAFLSTQFPKLWDKVSPETMVQARFDAVGVFMAELFESREDIALLTEAATELATAMTPVLANMDFSGRALAQATADALTAHTPNTAFEQLWAVATIAREFRGDGHVAALVTAGVPGIDALMLDVATGASFKPRAAQKTRGFTDEEWKSAQSRLAEAGLITVGADERGFDLPAITDAGRDLKEQVEQLTDGTVAAAWSALSDEEIEALVSPSRSLIKVLAQSGAFPATVFAQPAKKTS; encoded by the coding sequence ATGAACTCTCAGCGCACACAGAACATCAGGACCGTCTCCTCGCGTCTCAACTCATTCCACTCGGCAATGTACTTCTCCGAGACCGTGGGGCAGGAGTATGCCAAGCACGGAGTCGAACCAGGAGTCGAAGCGACCCTGGCGGCACGATCTGCTCCATTGGGCCGCGTGAATGCCGGGGTGGTCAGCGCCGCCTACTACAACTACTCACATGCCTTCCTCTCAACCCAGTTCCCGAAGCTGTGGGACAAGGTCTCACCGGAGACCATGGTGCAGGCTCGCTTCGATGCGGTGGGGGTCTTCATGGCCGAACTCTTCGAATCCCGAGAGGACATCGCCCTGCTCACGGAGGCGGCCACGGAGTTGGCCACAGCCATGACGCCGGTGCTGGCGAACATGGACTTCTCGGGTCGGGCATTGGCCCAGGCAACCGCGGACGCGCTCACCGCACATACACCGAACACCGCGTTCGAGCAGCTGTGGGCGGTGGCGACCATTGCCCGAGAGTTCCGCGGTGACGGACATGTGGCCGCGCTGGTGACAGCAGGCGTTCCCGGGATCGACGCGCTCATGCTCGACGTCGCCACAGGTGCTTCGTTCAAGCCGCGTGCGGCCCAGAAGACTCGTGGATTCACCGACGAGGAATGGAAGAGCGCACAGTCGCGCCTGGCCGAGGCCGGTCTCATCACGGTCGGTGCGGACGAACGTGGCTTCGACCTGCCAGCCATCACCGACGCGGGCCGCGATCTCAAGGAACAGGTCGAGCAGCTCACCGACGGCACGGTGGCCGCGGCCTGGTCGGCACTGAGCGATGAGGAGATCGAGGCACTCGTGTCTCCGAGCCGCAGCCTGATCAAGGTGCTGGCCCAGTCGGGAGCCTTCCCCGCCACGGTCTTCGCCCAGCCGGCCAAAAAGACCAGCTGA